In a single window of the Bacillus mycoides genome:
- the namA gene encoding NADPH dehydrogenase NamA — translation MELQLFSPYTIKNVTLKNRIVMSPMCMYSSENEDGRVTNFHLIHYGTRAAGQVGLVMIEATAVLPEGRISNKDLGIWDDNLIEGLHKTTAFIHDNGAKAAIQLAHAGRKAELETDALAPSAIPFNDGMKIPVEMSKQQIKDTVLAFQKAALRSKQAGFDVIELHGAHGYLINEFLSPLANKRTDEYGGSPENRYRFLREIIDSVNEVWNGPLFVRISANDYHPDGLTVQDYVQYTGWMKEQGVDLIDCSSGAVVPAHIDVYPGYQVQYAKHIKENANIATGAVGLITTGLQAEQILNNNEADLILIGRELLRNPYFPRIAANELGFELKEPYQYGRAPGKIKTNK, via the coding sequence TTTTCACCTTATACAATTAAGAACGTTACGCTAAAAAACCGTATCGTTATGTCGCCTATGTGTATGTATTCATCAGAGAATGAGGATGGCCGAGTAACCAATTTTCATCTCATTCATTATGGAACCAGGGCTGCTGGCCAAGTAGGCTTAGTTATGATTGAAGCAACAGCTGTGTTACCTGAAGGACGTATTTCTAACAAAGACTTAGGCATTTGGGATGATAATCTAATTGAAGGCTTACATAAGACGACAGCATTTATACATGATAACGGCGCAAAAGCTGCCATTCAACTCGCTCATGCCGGAAGAAAGGCTGAATTAGAAACGGACGCTTTAGCTCCTTCAGCAATTCCGTTTAACGATGGAATGAAAATACCCGTGGAAATGAGTAAGCAACAAATTAAAGACACCGTATTAGCTTTTCAAAAAGCTGCGTTACGTTCAAAACAAGCGGGATTTGACGTTATTGAATTACATGGTGCTCACGGTTATCTTATTAATGAATTTCTTTCTCCGCTTGCAAATAAGCGGACTGATGAATACGGAGGTTCACCTGAAAATCGCTATCGTTTCTTACGCGAAATCATTGACTCTGTAAATGAAGTTTGGAACGGACCGTTATTTGTTCGTATTTCAGCAAATGATTATCATCCTGACGGGTTAACAGTTCAAGATTATGTGCAGTATACAGGATGGATGAAAGAACAAGGAGTAGATTTAATCGATTGTAGCTCTGGTGCAGTTGTCCCAGCTCATATTGATGTATATCCAGGTTATCAAGTGCAATATGCCAAACACATTAAAGAGAATGCTAACATTGCAACAGGTGCAGTTGGATTAATTACGACTGGATTACAAGCGGAGCAAATTTTAAATAATAACGAAGCAGATTTAATTTTGATCGGACGCGAGTTACTTCGTAATCCTTACTTCCCAAGAATAGCTGCCAATGAACTTGGCTTTGAATTAAAAGAACCATATCAATACGGGCGAGCACCCGGGAAAATTAAAACTAATAAATAA
- a CDS encoding sensor histidine kinase, with product MNIGEFIKDKMVVILSNVLVFIILAGILLTVNVQFIIIFFVFCIWFFPLIIYMAIEFIKCKNYYNEINGILENLEKKYLLPEVVKESNFIHGEKLNAILKEVSRDMHENVKYYSDMQSDYREYIETWVHEIKTPIASTKLIIENNQNEVTNKIDSQLDRIEGFVEQVLYYSRSNNVGKDYIIKPINLDDVVRTVIKRNYRDFIHKRIKLDMKNINEIVYSDKKWVEFIVNQILGNSIKYSNNKEQMIRIYSIKKANSVILTIEDNGVGIITKDINRVFEKGFTGENGRRFSKSTGMGLYLCEKLCSKLGMKIGIESEVNKGTRVTLIFPLSGMVTFEPCL from the coding sequence ATGAATATAGGTGAATTTATTAAAGATAAAATGGTAGTAATACTATCTAATGTACTGGTATTTATTATACTAGCAGGTATATTGCTGACTGTGAATGTTCAGTTCATTATAATATTCTTTGTCTTTTGTATTTGGTTTTTTCCATTGATTATATATATGGCTATAGAATTTATAAAATGTAAAAATTATTATAATGAGATTAATGGCATATTAGAAAACTTGGAGAAAAAATACCTACTTCCAGAGGTAGTAAAGGAATCAAACTTTATACATGGGGAAAAGCTTAACGCTATACTGAAAGAAGTAAGTAGAGATATGCATGAAAATGTAAAATATTATAGCGATATGCAATCGGATTATAGGGAATATATAGAAACATGGGTACATGAAATTAAGACGCCGATAGCTTCTACAAAGCTAATAATTGAAAATAATCAAAATGAAGTAACTAATAAAATAGACTCACAATTGGATCGAATCGAAGGGTTTGTAGAACAGGTGCTGTATTATTCTCGAAGCAATAATGTCGGTAAGGACTATATTATAAAACCAATCAACCTTGATGATGTAGTAAGAACTGTAATTAAAAGAAATTATAGAGATTTTATTCATAAGAGAATAAAATTAGATATGAAAAATATTAATGAAATCGTATATAGTGATAAAAAATGGGTTGAATTTATTGTTAATCAAATATTAGGAAATTCCATAAAGTACTCAAATAACAAGGAACAAATGATACGTATATACTCAATTAAGAAAGCTAACTCAGTAATACTAACTATAGAGGATAATGGAGTAGGGATAATAACTAAAGATATAAATAGAGTTTTTGAAAAAGGATTTACTGGAGAGAATGGAAGGAGATTTAGCAAAAGTACAGGAATGGGTTTGTACCTATGCGAAAAACTGTGCTCAAAATTAGGAATGAAAATTGGCATTGAATCTGAAGTGAATAAAGGAACTAGAGTTACATTAATATTTCCGTTGTCAGGTATGGTAACTTTTGAGCCTTGTTTATAA
- a CDS encoding response regulator transcription factor, whose amino-acid sequence MKKIILIEDDEIIREELQHFFIKYGYEVKAPTDFNHIIKHIESENVDLILLDINLPVFDGYYICREIRKTSDVPIIMVTSRDSDVDELISMNLGADDFITKPYNTEILLARVTNILRRTSGDLKTNHILIYRDFNLNLSNATVTYQDKSVELTKNEVKILSCLINNRGYIVKRDSLIETLWKSDYFVDDSTLTVNINRLRKKLEEIGIENPIATRRSLGYIMP is encoded by the coding sequence ATGAAAAAAATCATTCTGATTGAAGATGATGAAATCATCAGAGAAGAATTACAACATTTTTTTATAAAGTATGGATATGAAGTAAAGGCTCCCACAGATTTTAATCATATTATCAAACATATAGAAAGTGAGAATGTAGACCTTATATTACTAGACATAAACCTTCCTGTGTTCGATGGCTATTATATATGCAGAGAAATACGTAAAACTTCAGATGTTCCAATCATCATGGTTACAAGCAGAGATAGTGATGTAGATGAACTAATAAGTATGAATTTAGGAGCAGATGATTTTATAACAAAGCCTTATAATACAGAAATACTATTAGCAAGAGTAACAAACATTTTAAGAAGGACATCTGGAGATTTAAAGACGAATCATATCTTAATTTATAGAGATTTTAATTTAAATCTCTCAAATGCAACAGTTACTTATCAAGACAAGTCTGTAGAGTTAACTAAAAATGAAGTTAAAATACTCTCATGCTTAATAAATAATCGCGGATATATTGTAAAAAGAGATTCACTCATAGAAACCTTATGGAAATCTGATTATTTTGTGGATGATAGCACCTTAACTGTTAATATAAATAGATTAAGAAAAAAGCTTGAAGAGATAGGTATAGAAAATCCAATTGCAACAAGAAGAAGCTTAGGGTATATAATGCCATGA
- a CDS encoding FtsX-like permease family protein, with protein sequence MYSKIAIGNVKKSFKDYAIYFLTLTLAVCIFYSFNSIESQKALMEINASDRKYVPTVMNAISNVSVFVSVILGGLILYANNFLIKKRKKELGIYMTLGMGRRNISRILVTETFLVGVISLVSGLIIGIGVSQGLSTFALKLFDLPINKYKFAISTGAIGKSVLYFGIMFLLVMLFNVYVVSKYKIIDLLTAGRKSEDVKFRNPLIYVITFIMCVASLGYAYVTVLKIGLNFTNPMLVVSIILGILGTLLFFFSLSGFILYVVKKNKKVYFKGLNIFIIKQINSKVNTNFISMSVICLMLFLTMVALSTGISFNRMMDATTKEITPFDASITLENKDESYTIEEVLNKANFKISNNEKYVSYNVYRTGMEVVDFVPEGKDYNNDIDFIKVSDYNKILNLKGEKEITLNNNEILLLSNESRLANSTNERLKDSNKVNIKEKEYLVKNAKVIQENLYTYDVRTNYFTIVINDEFLSGYKITESVLNVNYLDGNREEYNKKYDNVARGFYDENGPKLNINRIAGKSKDEVCAGSKGLKTIVLFIGIYIGIVFLITSMAVLALQQLSEASDSIDRYKSLKRIGSNGTMIDKTIFIQTFVYFSLPVFLAIIHSIVGIYVVNYYINRFQQTDIILPALMTGLVFLVVYVVYFYTTYVGYKNIVKSNT encoded by the coding sequence ATGTACTCTAAGATTGCTATTGGGAATGTAAAGAAAAGTTTTAAAGATTATGCAATATATTTCTTAACACTAACACTGGCTGTTTGTATATTTTATAGCTTTAACTCAATAGAATCACAAAAGGCACTTATGGAAATTAACGCTTCAGATAGAAAGTATGTGCCTACAGTAATGAACGCTATCTCAAATGTGTCAGTATTTGTATCCGTAATATTAGGTGGTTTAATATTGTATGCAAATAATTTCTTAATTAAAAAACGTAAAAAAGAATTAGGAATATACATGACTTTAGGTATGGGAAGAAGAAACATATCCAGAATATTAGTAACAGAGACATTTCTAGTTGGCGTTATATCTTTAGTGAGTGGACTTATAATAGGTATTGGAGTATCGCAGGGGTTATCTACATTTGCATTAAAGCTATTTGACTTGCCCATCAATAAATATAAATTTGCAATTTCAACAGGTGCTATAGGTAAAAGCGTATTATACTTTGGAATCATGTTTTTACTTGTTATGTTATTTAATGTATATGTTGTTTCTAAATACAAAATAATTGATTTGTTAACAGCAGGTAGAAAAAGCGAAGATGTAAAATTTAGAAATCCTCTTATCTATGTAATCACATTTATTATGTGTGTAGCATCACTTGGATATGCATATGTGACTGTACTAAAAATCGGATTGAATTTTACTAATCCTATGCTCGTGGTATCAATCATTCTTGGCATATTAGGTACATTGCTGTTTTTCTTTAGTTTATCTGGATTTATATTATATGTTGTAAAGAAGAATAAAAAAGTCTATTTTAAAGGTTTAAATATATTTATCATCAAACAAATAAATAGTAAGGTTAATACAAATTTTATATCCATGTCTGTAATCTGTTTAATGTTATTCCTTACAATGGTGGCTTTATCTACAGGAATCAGCTTTAACAGAATGATGGACGCCACAACGAAAGAAATAACACCATTTGATGCCAGTATTACGTTGGAGAATAAGGATGAAAGTTACACTATAGAAGAAGTATTAAATAAAGCTAATTTTAAAATAAGTAATAACGAAAAATATGTATCTTATAATGTATATCGAACAGGGATGGAAGTGGTGGACTTTGTACCAGAAGGTAAAGATTATAATAACGATATAGATTTCATTAAAGTATCTGATTATAATAAAATTTTAAATCTTAAAGGTGAAAAGGAAATCACTTTAAATAACAATGAAATTTTACTTTTATCAAATGAAAGCCGGTTGGCTAATTCGACAAATGAAAGATTAAAAGATAGCAATAAGGTGAATATTAAAGAAAAAGAATATTTGGTAAAAAACGCTAAAGTTATACAAGAGAATCTTTACACTTATGATGTGCGAACTAATTACTTCACAATCGTTATAAATGATGAGTTTTTATCAGGCTACAAAATTACTGAATCCGTACTTAATGTAAATTATTTAGATGGAAATAGAGAAGAATATAATAAAAAATATGATAACGTTGCACGGGGCTTTTATGACGAAAATGGCCCGAAATTAAATATTAATCGTATAGCAGGCAAATCAAAGGATGAAGTTTGTGCAGGAAGTAAGGGATTGAAAACTATCGTACTGTTTATTGGGATATATATAGGTATTGTATTTTTAATAACGAGTATGGCTGTATTAGCTCTTCAACAATTATCAGAAGCCAGTGATAGCATAGATCGATATAAATCTTTGAAGAGAATTGGTTCAAACGGAACAATGATCGACAAAACGATTTTCATTCAAACTTTCGTATACTTTAGTCTTCCAGTTTTTCTTGCCATAATTCATTCTATAGTTGGAATTTATGTAGTCAATTATTATATTAACAGATTTCAACAAACAGACATTATTTTACCAGCATTGATGACGGGCTTAGTATTTCTTGTAGTTTATGTAGTATATTTCTACACGACATATGTCGGTTATAAAAATATTGTAAAAAGTAATACTTGA
- a CDS encoding ABC transporter ATP-binding protein: MRNILNVEKIEKYYGNKDNVTKAIDNISFKVDEGEFVGIMGPSGSGKTTLLNCISTIDNVTTGKIMINNSDITRLKSKSLDKFRKNELGFIFQDFNLLDTLTAYENIALALTIKGEKSSKIDGKIQAVAKYLDIEQVLSKYPYQMSGGQKQRVGSARAIVTDPSLVLADEPTGSLDSKSARLLLERFESLNKDLKATILMVTHDAFTASYARRILFIKDGKIFIELVRGNDSRKEFFTKIIEVITLLGGDDNNVL; the protein is encoded by the coding sequence ATGCGAAATATATTAAATGTAGAAAAAATTGAAAAATATTATGGTAATAAAGATAATGTAACAAAGGCTATAGATAATATTAGTTTTAAGGTAGATGAGGGAGAATTTGTTGGGATAATGGGGCCTTCAGGAAGTGGTAAAACTACATTACTTAACTGTATATCAACTATTGATAATGTTACTACGGGAAAAATAATGATAAATAATAGTGACATTACTCGGTTAAAATCAAAGTCACTAGATAAGTTTAGAAAAAATGAATTAGGGTTTATATTTCAGGACTTTAATTTATTAGATACCCTTACTGCTTATGAAAATATTGCCCTAGCGTTAACAATAAAAGGTGAGAAAAGTTCAAAAATTGATGGGAAAATACAAGCAGTTGCAAAATATTTAGACATTGAACAAGTATTAAGCAAATACCCTTATCAAATGTCAGGCGGACAAAAACAAAGGGTTGGTTCGGCAAGAGCTATCGTAACAGATCCATCTTTAGTACTTGCAGATGAACCAACAGGATCGTTAGATTCTAAATCAGCTAGATTATTACTCGAAAGATTTGAAAGTCTAAATAAGGATTTAAAAGCTACAATACTTATGGTTACTCATGATGCATTTACAGCAAGCTATGCTCGTAGAATTCTTTTTATTAAAGATGGAAAAATATTTATCGAGTTGGTAAGAGGGAATGATTCCAGAAAAGAATTCTTTACTAAAATTATCGAAGTTATAACCCTTCTTGGAGGTGACGATAATAATGTACTCTAA
- a CDS encoding MFS transporter, translating to MDSTVVIVSLIAGVLGIAAFVIRQNFLEKPILNFKIFLNPKYTLSIFVLITTIFAMYSVMISVPLFLQNIQGMTALKSGLIMLPGAMIMGLLAPINGKLFDCFGIRPLILIGFPLMIVASVILGNL from the coding sequence TTGGATTCCACAGTAGTTATTGTTAGTTTAATTGCAGGGGTTTTAGGAATTGCAGCTTTTGTCATTCGTCAAAACTTCTTAGAAAAACCAATTTTAAACTTTAAGATCTTCCTAAACCCTAAATATACATTATCTATTTTCGTGCTAATTACAACTATCTTTGCAATGTATTCGGTGATGATTTCTGTACCGTTATTTTTGCAGAACATTCAAGGCATGACAGCATTAAAATCAGGATTAATTATGCTTCCAGGTGCGATGATTATGGGATTATTAGCACCAATTAACGGTAAGTTATTTGATTGTTTTGGAATTCGTCCACTTATCCTAATCGGTTTTCCTTTAATGATTGTGGCATCTGTAATTTTAGGGAATCTATGA
- a CDS encoding oxidoreductase — protein sequence MNKRTALVLGASGLVGQEITRLLLDSDYYDSVTIFVREPLQLQHEKLQQKQVDFSVLEEYKEFFAVDDVFSCLGTTIKKAKSKSNFKKVDYEYTLRAACLAEKQGVQNFLVISSMGAKPKSFFFYSQVKGKMEEELKKLVIGGIHIFRPSLLVGNRQEYRFGERMAEKLSRILPFIFKGAFKKYKPISAKDVAKGMYITALREESGIHIYNSNEITTIE from the coding sequence ATGAATAAGCGAACAGCGTTAGTACTTGGCGCAAGTGGGTTAGTTGGACAAGAAATAACGCGACTATTACTTGACTCAGATTACTACGATTCGGTTACTATTTTTGTAAGGGAACCATTACAATTACAGCATGAGAAATTGCAACAGAAACAGGTGGATTTTTCAGTATTAGAGGAATACAAAGAATTTTTTGCAGTAGATGATGTTTTTAGTTGCTTAGGAACAACGATAAAAAAAGCGAAGTCGAAGTCGAATTTTAAAAAAGTAGATTATGAATATACATTACGAGCTGCCTGCTTAGCTGAAAAACAAGGCGTGCAAAATTTTCTTGTTATTTCATCAATGGGAGCAAAACCTAAATCATTTTTCTTTTACTCGCAAGTGAAGGGGAAAATGGAAGAGGAGCTGAAAAAGCTAGTTATTGGTGGCATACATATTTTCAGGCCGTCATTATTAGTTGGAAATCGACAAGAATATCGTTTTGGGGAAAGAATGGCTGAGAAATTATCTCGTATTCTTCCGTTTATATTTAAAGGGGCTTTTAAAAAGTATAAACCAATTTCAGCTAAAGATGTGGCGAAAGGAATGTATATAACAGCGCTACGTGAAGAATCTGGTATTCATATTTATAATTCAAATGAAATTACAACGATAGAATAA
- a CDS encoding metal ABC transporter substrate-binding protein, translating to MPKKLALFSFILIFTLIFAGCSNNKEGAAKKDGKLSVYTTIFPLADFAKKIGGDYVNVETIYPPGADSHTFEPSQKQTVQVAKADLFVYNGAELEPFAEKMEKSLKKENVKIVNASKDIELRASSEEEQHDHGDGHKEDEHHHDKDPHVWIDPTLAMKQAEKIKNALVELQPEHKKEFEKNFAALQTKFTDLDDQFKAVVANAKTKEILVSHAAYGYWEQRYGLKQIPIAGISASDEPSQKQLADITKTVKEHGLQYILFETFSTPKVASVIQKETGTKILRLNHLATISEDDAKNNKDYFTLMEENVNTLKEATN from the coding sequence ATGCCTAAAAAATTAGCTCTATTTTCATTTATACTTATTTTCACACTCATCTTTGCTGGATGTTCTAACAACAAAGAAGGTGCAGCGAAAAAAGATGGGAAACTTTCTGTTTATACAACCATTTTCCCACTCGCTGACTTTGCAAAAAAAATCGGTGGTGATTATGTAAATGTAGAAACAATTTACCCACCTGGTGCGGATTCTCATACATTTGAACCAAGTCAAAAGCAGACTGTACAAGTGGCGAAAGCCGATTTATTTGTTTATAACGGCGCAGAATTAGAACCATTTGCCGAAAAAATGGAAAAATCATTAAAAAAAGAAAACGTAAAAATTGTAAATGCATCTAAAGATATCGAACTTCGTGCTTCATCTGAAGAAGAGCAGCACGATCATGGAGACGGTCATAAAGAAGATGAACATCATCACGATAAAGACCCACACGTTTGGATAGATCCTACTCTTGCGATGAAACAAGCAGAAAAAATTAAAAATGCACTTGTAGAATTACAGCCTGAACATAAAAAAGAGTTCGAAAAAAACTTTGCAGCACTACAAACAAAATTCACTGATTTAGATGATCAATTTAAAGCAGTTGTTGCAAATGCAAAAACGAAAGAAATATTAGTTTCACACGCAGCTTACGGCTACTGGGAACAACGATACGGTTTGAAACAAATTCCAATCGCTGGAATTTCAGCATCTGATGAACCATCTCAAAAACAGCTTGCTGACATTACAAAAACAGTAAAAGAGCACGGTCTACAATATATTTTATTTGAAACATTCTCTACTCCAAAAGTAGCATCAGTTATTCAAAAAGAAACAGGTACAAAAATTTTACGCTTAAATCACCTTGCTACTATTTCTGAGGATGATGCAAAGAACAATAAAGATTACTTCACATTAATGGAAGAAAACGTAAATACTTTAAAAGAAGCAACAAACTAA
- a CDS encoding GNAT family N-acetyltransferase translates to MNLHICEVTANNWRSVAALDVAKDQQQFIESNAFSLAESLYEENGTSVGLYDKETLVGYAMYGWYSQKHESVWLDRFMIDQQFQGKGYAKRFLRLLIQFLQQKFECKIIYLSLHPDNKHAMGLYESFGFRLNGDIDDEGPVVGVVMELLIDDNTSL, encoded by the coding sequence ATGAATCTTCACATTTGTGAAGTAACAGCAAATAATTGGCGTTCAGTTGCTGCTTTAGACGTAGCAAAAGACCAGCAGCAGTTTATTGAAAGCAATGCGTTTTCTTTAGCGGAATCATTATATGAAGAAAACGGAACGTCAGTAGGCTTATATGACAAAGAAACACTCGTTGGATACGCAATGTACGGTTGGTATTCCCAAAAACATGAAAGTGTATGGTTAGATCGTTTTATGATTGACCAACAATTTCAAGGAAAAGGATACGCAAAACGTTTCCTTCGCTTACTAATTCAATTCTTGCAACAAAAATTCGAATGTAAAATAATTTATTTAAGTTTACATCCTGACAACAAACACGCAATGGGACTATATGAGTCATTTGGCTTCCGTTTAAATGGGGATATTGATGACGAAGGTCCAGTTGTAGGTGTTGTAATGGAATTACTTATAGATGACAATACAAGTCTGTGA
- a CDS encoding CobW family GTP-binding protein, protein MIPVTILTGFLGSGKTTLLNRILSEDHGKKLAVIVNEIGQIGIDNQLIMNVEEEIMEMTNGCLCCTVREDLLVALKQLLDVKAEGKMDFDGLVIETTGLANPGPIIQTFFLDPVIQSAYQINGVVTVVDSYHIHKHFEKGLEAKEQIAFADVVLVNKLDLIEENEKESLVHELQGINPTAKLIETTNCEVDIPSLLQIQTFKTKDTLQIYPHKEHNHLEGVKSFVLREERPLDLQKLNEWMSAVVQELGEYLYRYKGILSIDGVDKRIVFQGVHTLFAASYDREWQEGEERVSEVVFIGKDINKEWFQEHFEECVK, encoded by the coding sequence ATGATTCCAGTAACAATACTAACTGGTTTTCTTGGATCAGGGAAAACGACATTATTAAATCGAATTTTATCAGAGGATCACGGCAAGAAATTAGCAGTGATTGTAAATGAAATAGGGCAAATTGGTATCGATAATCAATTAATTATGAACGTTGAAGAAGAAATTATGGAAATGACAAACGGTTGTTTATGCTGTACTGTGCGTGAAGATTTACTTGTTGCTTTAAAACAATTACTGGATGTGAAAGCAGAAGGGAAAATGGACTTTGATGGATTAGTAATTGAAACAACAGGTCTTGCAAATCCAGGTCCGATTATTCAAACTTTCTTTTTAGATCCAGTTATTCAATCTGCATACCAAATTAACGGTGTTGTAACAGTTGTAGATAGCTATCATATACATAAACATTTTGAAAAGGGACTAGAAGCAAAAGAACAAATTGCCTTTGCTGATGTTGTGTTAGTAAATAAATTAGATTTAATTGAAGAAAATGAGAAAGAAAGTCTCGTACATGAACTGCAAGGCATTAATCCAACTGCAAAATTAATCGAGACGACTAACTGTGAGGTAGATATACCATCGTTACTACAAATTCAAACGTTTAAAACGAAAGATACGTTACAAATTTACCCTCATAAAGAACATAACCATTTAGAAGGTGTAAAATCGTTTGTACTACGTGAAGAGCGTCCGTTAGATTTACAAAAACTGAATGAGTGGATGTCAGCTGTCGTGCAAGAGCTAGGGGAGTATTTATATCGTTACAAAGGGATATTATCTATTGACGGAGTAGATAAAAGAATTGTTTTCCAAGGTGTACATACATTGTTTGCTGCTTCGTACGATAGAGAGTGGCAAGAGGGCGAAGAGCGGGTAAGCGAAGTAGTGTTCATCGGAAAAGATATTAATAAAGAATGGTTCCAAGAACATTTTGAAGAATGTGTGAAATAA
- a CDS encoding aldo/keto reductase, whose translation MERVQMAETLEFSRIIQGFWRLAEWNMTKQELLSFIEDCMDLGITTFDHADIYGGYTCEGLFGEALQLKPSLRENMQIITKCGIAPPSPKFPERYVAHYNTSAEHIIKSAEDSLQNLHTDYIDVLLIHRPDPFTDPNEVAEAFSRLKQEGKVRHFGVSNFLPSQFNMLSSYLDFPLITNQIEVSAMQLEHFEKGTIDLCQEKRINPMIWSPLAGGEIFTGQSERAIRVRETLQKVATELGVTSIDTVMYAWLLAHPANMMPIVGSGKLDRVKTAALATKVNLDRQQWFTIFESSNGHPVP comes from the coding sequence ATGGAACGAGTTCAAATGGCCGAAACACTAGAATTTTCTCGTATTATTCAAGGGTTCTGGCGTTTAGCAGAATGGAATATGACAAAGCAAGAGTTACTTTCTTTTATTGAAGACTGTATGGATTTGGGGATTACTACTTTCGATCACGCTGATATTTATGGCGGATATACATGTGAAGGATTGTTTGGAGAAGCGTTACAACTAAAGCCTTCCTTACGCGAAAATATGCAAATCATCACTAAATGTGGAATCGCTCCCCCATCCCCTAAATTTCCAGAGCGATATGTTGCTCACTACAATACGAGTGCTGAACATATAATAAAAAGCGCGGAGGATTCATTACAAAACTTACATACAGATTATATTGATGTATTGCTCATTCATCGTCCTGATCCATTCACGGACCCAAATGAAGTGGCAGAAGCGTTCTCACGCTTAAAGCAAGAAGGAAAGGTTCGTCACTTCGGTGTATCTAACTTTTTACCTTCACAATTTAATATGTTAAGTTCGTATTTAGATTTCCCGCTCATTACAAATCAAATTGAAGTATCTGCGATGCAGCTTGAGCATTTTGAAAAAGGTACGATTGATTTATGCCAAGAAAAACGAATTAATCCAATGATTTGGTCACCTCTTGCTGGTGGTGAAATCTTTACTGGTCAATCAGAACGTGCCATACGTGTACGTGAAACTTTACAAAAAGTTGCTACTGAACTAGGTGTTACTAGCATCGATACTGTTATGTATGCATGGTTACTCGCTCATCCAGCTAACATGATGCCAATCGTTGGCTCTGGTAAATTAGATCGTGTGAAAACAGCCGCTCTTGCTACAAAAGTTAACTTAGACCGCCAACAATGGTTTACAATTTTCGAAAGCTCTAATGGACATCCTGTACCATAA
- a CDS encoding GNAT family N-acetyltransferase, which produces MNPLLFDFPSEFYTDRLFIRMPKPGDGKVVYDAIQASIQELKPWMVFAQKEQTEEEIEESIRKSHIQFLQREDLRLLVFSNETGEFIASAGLHRINWDIPQFEIGYWIDSRFSGKGYMVEAAKGITDYAFTELKANRVEIRCDSLNKKSRAIPEKLGFKLEGTLESASVAVDGNGLRDMCVFAMTRNTYEKEEL; this is translated from the coding sequence GTGAATCCGTTATTATTCGATTTTCCTTCTGAATTTTATACTGACAGGCTTTTTATTCGAATGCCAAAACCAGGTGATGGTAAAGTTGTATATGACGCAATTCAAGCTTCAATACAAGAATTAAAACCTTGGATGGTCTTTGCACAAAAAGAGCAAACAGAGGAAGAAATAGAAGAGAGTATTAGAAAATCGCATATTCAATTTTTGCAGCGTGAGGATTTGAGATTACTAGTTTTTTCGAACGAAACAGGTGAATTTATTGCATCTGCCGGATTACATCGTATTAATTGGGATATACCTCAATTTGAAATCGGGTATTGGATTGATTCAAGGTTTAGTGGAAAGGGCTATATGGTAGAGGCTGCAAAAGGTATAACAGATTATGCTTTCACTGAATTGAAAGCAAACCGCGTAGAAATTCGTTGTGATTCTCTAAATAAGAAGAGTAGAGCGATACCAGAGAAATTAGGCTTTAAATTAGAGGGTACTTTAGAAAGCGCGAGTGTTGCGGTGGATGGAAATGGATTAAGGGATATGTGTGTATTTGCAATGACGAGAAATACATATGAAAAAGAAGAGCTGTAA